The Gasterosteus aculeatus chromosome 17, fGasAcu3.hap1.1, whole genome shotgun sequence genome includes a window with the following:
- the LOC144383002 gene encoding kazrin-A-like isoform X2, with protein sequence MSLWRAGAVRAWLEVVMGMPMYISACSENVKSGKVLLGLTDEDLELGLGISNPMHHRKLRLAIEDYRRAEGDQGLSKVSDMDHHWVATSWLSDVGLPQYSQTFQAHLVDGRVLNSLSRRDLERFLNISDQFHQTSLLLAIQLLQILSFDKEALQARRTKCEHQDQDPIVWTCHRVMKWITDIDLKEFADNLQGKGIHGAVMSLDPSFDTDTLAKALGIPSSKHMLHRHLYEEMKSLAVHHSAEQGSEVICSTSPVSVCRFAEKRASMRRSGKSPLRLRANSHSAERGLGFHGSCNFLPREARVQAVPRANGSPMHTYKSVEITNV encoded by the exons ATGTCGCTGTGGAGGGCCGGTGCAGTGCGGGCCTGGCTGGAGGTGGTCATGGGAATGCCCATGTATATTAGCGCCTGCTCCGAAAACGTCAAAAGTGGCAAG GTCCTGCTGGGCCTGACGGATGAGGATTTGGAGCTGGGTCTGGGCATCAGTAACCCCATGCATCACAGGAAACTGAGACTGGCCATTGAGGATTACAGGAGAGCCGAAGGGGACCAGGG ACTCTCGAAAGTGTCCGACATGGACCATCACTGGGTTGCCACGTCGTGGCTGAGTGACGTGGGGTTGCCTCAGTACTCGCAGACCTTCCAGGCTCATCTGGTGGACGGCCGTGTGCTGAACTCCCTGAGCCGCCGGGACCTGGAGAGATTTCTCAACATCAGCGACCAGTTCCACCAGACCAGTCTGCTTCTGGCAATACAGCTCTTGCAGATACTCAGTTTTGATAAAGAG GCCCTGCAGGCACGGCGGACAAAATGTGAGCACCAAGACCAAGACCCCATTGTTTGGACATGTCACAGAGTAATGAAGTGGATCACAGACATAGACCTCAAG GAGTTTGCAGACAACCTTCAGGGCAAAGGGATTCATGGAGCTGTGATGTCTCTGGACCCTTCCTTTGACACTGACACCTTGGCCAAAGCCCTGGGGATCCCCAGCAGCAAACACATGCTGCATCGCCACCTATACGAAGAGATGAAATCACTGGCAGTCCATCACAG TGCAGAGCAAGGCAGTGAAGTCATCTGTTCCACTTCGCCTGTTTCTGTTTGCCGCTTTGCAGAGAAGAGGGCGTCGATGAGAAGATCCGGCAAG AGTCCGCTGAGGTTACGTGCCAACAGCCACTCGGCGGAGCGAGGTCTGGGTTTCCATGGCAGCTGCAACTTCCTGCCCAGAGAGGCGCGAGTCCAGGCCGTCCCCCGGGCCAACGGAAGCCCGATGCACACTTACAAGAGTGTGGAAATCACCAACGTCTGA
- the LOC144383002 gene encoding kazrin-A-like isoform X1: MSLWRAGAVRAWLEVVMGMPMYISACSENVKSGKVLLGLTDEDLELGLGISNPMHHRKLRLAIEDYRRAEGDQGLSKVSDMDHHWVATSWLSDVGLPQYSQTFQAHLVDGRVLNSLSRRDLERFLNISDQFHQTSLLLAIQLLQILSFDKEALQARRTKCEHQDQDPIVWTCHRVMKWITDIDLKEFADNLQGKGIHGAVMSLDPSFDTDTLAKALGIPSSKHMLHRHLYEEMKSLAVHHSSAEQGSEVICSTSPVSVCRFAEKRASMRRSGKSPLRLRANSHSAERGLGFHGSCNFLPREARVQAVPRANGSPMHTYKSVEITNV, encoded by the exons ATGTCGCTGTGGAGGGCCGGTGCAGTGCGGGCCTGGCTGGAGGTGGTCATGGGAATGCCCATGTATATTAGCGCCTGCTCCGAAAACGTCAAAAGTGGCAAG GTCCTGCTGGGCCTGACGGATGAGGATTTGGAGCTGGGTCTGGGCATCAGTAACCCCATGCATCACAGGAAACTGAGACTGGCCATTGAGGATTACAGGAGAGCCGAAGGGGACCAGGG ACTCTCGAAAGTGTCCGACATGGACCATCACTGGGTTGCCACGTCGTGGCTGAGTGACGTGGGGTTGCCTCAGTACTCGCAGACCTTCCAGGCTCATCTGGTGGACGGCCGTGTGCTGAACTCCCTGAGCCGCCGGGACCTGGAGAGATTTCTCAACATCAGCGACCAGTTCCACCAGACCAGTCTGCTTCTGGCAATACAGCTCTTGCAGATACTCAGTTTTGATAAAGAG GCCCTGCAGGCACGGCGGACAAAATGTGAGCACCAAGACCAAGACCCCATTGTTTGGACATGTCACAGAGTAATGAAGTGGATCACAGACATAGACCTCAAG GAGTTTGCAGACAACCTTCAGGGCAAAGGGATTCATGGAGCTGTGATGTCTCTGGACCCTTCCTTTGACACTGACACCTTGGCCAAAGCCCTGGGGATCCCCAGCAGCAAACACATGCTGCATCGCCACCTATACGAAGAGATGAAATCACTGGCAGTCCATCACAG CAGTGCAGAGCAAGGCAGTGAAGTCATCTGTTCCACTTCGCCTGTTTCTGTTTGCCGCTTTGCAGAGAAGAGGGCGTCGATGAGAAGATCCGGCAAG AGTCCGCTGAGGTTACGTGCCAACAGCCACTCGGCGGAGCGAGGTCTGGGTTTCCATGGCAGCTGCAACTTCCTGCCCAGAGAGGCGCGAGTCCAGGCCGTCCCCCGGGCCAACGGAAGCCCGATGCACACTTACAAGAGTGTGGAAATCACCAACGTCTGA
- the tmem51b gene encoding transmembrane protein 51b: protein MCSSRSLCGNTSRSSGSEGTGSGAHYALCALGVGLIALGIVMIVWTVVPMDGEDSGATPTPPSNSTAGPDAKDSSQPSTVAMVLVGVGVAVLLLSILLCVRSRKKRGNATSQPAATADALLNHVAREPEEAAADRASYTVPSYEEVVTSGAYPVRQSNLRNSTSQLPSYEDIIAAVENEGTGPADGASEVTPLGEAAPGPAVPGPAAEPRNARPGLSSNHSLLTRSASRASRLLRPLRVRRIKSDKLHLKDFRLQIRSPTQNPVTIEPITPPPLYDNKMPELE, encoded by the exons atGTGTTCCAGCCGGAGTTTGTGCGGCAACACCAGCCGATCCTCCGGCTCCGAGGGCACCGGTTCGGGCGCTCACTATGCCCTTTGCGCCCTCGGAGTGGGACTCATAGCGCTGGGTATCGTCATGATCGTGTGGACCGTTGTACCGATGGACGGTGAGGACTCGGGCGCCACCCCCACGCCGCCTAGCAACTCCACTGCAGGGCCCGACGCCAAAGACAGCTCGCAGCCGTCCACCGTGGCCATGGTGCTGGTGGGAGTCGGGGTGGCCGTATTGCTGTTATCCATACTCCTCTGTGTGAGAAGCAGGAAGAAACGAGGCAATGCGACTAGCCAGCCAGCGGCGACCGCAGACGCCCTCCTGAACCATGTGGCAAGGGAGCCGGAGGAAGC AGCGGCTGACCGAGCCTCGTACACCGTGCCGAGTTACGAGGAGGTCGTCACCAGTGGCGCCTACCCCGTCCGCCAGAGCAACCTCCGCAACAGCACGTCCCAGCTGCCGTCCTACGAGGACATCATAGCTGCCGTAGAGAACGAGGGGACGGGGCCCGCCGACGGCGCCTCCGAGGTCACGCCGCTCGGTGAGGCCGCCCCGGGGCCCGCCGTCCCGGGGCCCGCTGCCGAGCCCCGGAATGCCCGGCCCGGCCTTTCGTCCAACCACAGCCTGCTCACTCGCAGCGCTAGCCGGGCGAGCCGTTTGCTGCGGCCCCTGCGGGTGAGGAGGATCAAGTCGGACAAACTTCACCTGAAGGACTTCCGCCTCCAGATCCGCAGCCCCACGCAGAACCCGGTGACCATCGAGCCCATCACTCCGCCGCCGCTGTATGACAATAAGATGCCGGAATTAGAGTAG